The following coding sequences are from one Anguilla rostrata isolate EN2019 chromosome 16, ASM1855537v3, whole genome shotgun sequence window:
- the uevld gene encoding ubiquitin-conjugating enzyme E2 variant 3 isoform X3 encodes MLKISGKYKFRDVAIEELQKVHRIHPDLVAQAGTYTFTDGTQKDLLKLVGNIPVRYQGHSYNLPILLWLLDSFPFTPPICLLRPTPNMVIREGKHVDSRGKIHLPILHNWDHPKSTVNGLLAEMIAKFEEDPPLSSKTSRDSKDPTDLLAFVSKLTIGESGVKPDRPVNKVTVIGGGDLGTATVLSLLAKGSVDKLVFIDLPDSSTKGGTMDLEIFHLPKVEVSKDLSASAGSKVVVVTANAWSDEQSYVGVVQTNVDLYRGFIPTVARLCPQAVLLIASQPVDIMTHVAWRQSGLMPSCVIGAGCNLDSERLNYIINVSLTGHSTGKQGWVIGELSDNKVAIMANMGPEMMQVSNSAKPLTDRAFEMLKGKGQRSWSVGLSIADITNSILLDKKKIHSVSTLAQGWGGIGVEVFLSLPCVLGATGSIRLASVPLGPEEDSKLRESVTSLASFLSQLRV; translated from the exons ATGTTAAAAATATCCGGCAAG taTAAGTTTCGAGATGTGGCGATCGAAGAACTTCAGAAAGTACACAGGATACACCCTGATTTGGTAGCACAGGCCGGCACATACA CTTTTACTGACGGCACCCAGAAGGACCTCCTTAAACTGGTGGGCAACATTCCAGTCAGATATCAGG GCCACTCGTACAATCTGCCCATCCTCCTGTGGCTTCTGGACTCCTTCCCCTTCACCCCTCCCATCTGCCTgctccgccccacccccaacatGGTGATCCGAGAGGGGAAGCATGTGGACTCTCGGGGGAAGATCCACCTGCCTATCCTGCACAACTGGGACCAT CCGAAGTCCACGGTAAATGGCCTCTTGGCTGAAATGattgccaaatttgaagaagaTCCCCCACTCAGCTCGAAAACTTCAAGAGACAGCAAGGACCCAACAGACCTGCTCGCCTTTGTGTCAAAACTAACAATCGGAGAAA GCGGAGTCAAGCCTGATCGACCAGTCAACAAAGTCACTGTAATAGGAGGTGGAGACTTAGGAACGGCCACTGTATTGAGCCTTTTGGCCAAG GGTAGCGTGGACAAGCTGGTCTTCATTGACCTTCCTGACAGCTCAACTAAAGGAGGGACCATGGATTTAGAGATTTTCCATCTGCCCAAAGTGGAAGTTTCCAAAG ACTTGTCGGCGTCGGCTGGGTcgaaggtggtggtggtgacgGCGAATGCCTGGAGCGATGAGCAGTCATACGTGGGCGTGGTCCAGACCAACGTGGATCTGTACAGAGGGTTCATCCCCACCGTGGCCCGGCTCTGCCCACAAGCAGTACTGCTCATCGCCTCTCAGCCAG TGGACATCATGACCCACGTGGCGTGGAGACAGAGCGGACTGATGCCATCCTGCGTGATCGGTGCCGGGTGCAACCTGGACTCAGAGCGCCTCAATTACATAATCAACGTCAGCCTCACAGGACACAGCACCGGCAAGCAGGGCTGGGTCATAGGGGAGCTCTCCGACAACAAGG TTGCCATCATGGCTAATATGGGTCCGGAGATGATGCAGGTGTCCAACTCCGCCAAACCCCTGACTGACAG AGCCTTCGAGATGCTGAAGGGGAAGGGGCAGAGGTCCTGGTCAGTGGGGCTGTCCATCGCTGACATCACCAACAGCATCCTGCTGGACAAGAAGAAGATCCACTCCGTCTCCACACTGGCTCAG ggctgggggggcatTGGGGTGGAGGTGTTCCTCAGTCTGCCTTGTGTCCTGGGGGCGACGGGGTCGATCCGGCTGGCCAGCGTGCCTCTGGGCCCGGAGGAGGACTCCAAACTGCGGGAGAGCGTCACGTCCCTCGCCAGCTTCCTGTCGCAGCTCCGCGTGTAA
- the spty2d1 gene encoding protein SPT2 homolog gives MDFENVLSIASQNQGLNSVSLKKRYSLQAGPPKKDPRSKGVNSAAIQAFLKKREVEDKKKEQKMKKQKDELLAKRVELKSDRKARAMASRTKDNFKGYNGIPVVELPKKRGMKAEASEDHRDTDYEDNYEYSQSDSDPDPDPDPEPEPERVPSRPLSKPSQKPPAATKPAPPPMNFAELLKLAQKKQFEPVELKPVKKSEERLRTAEELKELEMERRARRLDRGGDARQDRGGDTRQERGGDAKRDRGVDAKRDRGVGDARQDRGGEGRQDRGGDCRQDRGGEGRQDRGGEGRRDRGGDAKGIQGVDARRDRGGDARWEQGGDIRQEWGGDARQDRGGDAKGIRGGDARRDRGGDSRQEWGGDIRRERGGDARREQGGDARWERGGDARQDRRPQATPSSSKRSAPMLTANKMAQNGKPHKSSSEKPPLTGTSKKPKPHAPGEREREKVRERPNGSSKPSCPARPKPVSGSSSPSGAFCSKAPMKASTLATAKMPAPRPALSQRPPSSTSSDLIHRKGNPPSLPPGKSAGSGTRPSSTPHGSTPARPPGMAKLSSGTSGRPGGSVPPQPRKGEPARLGKGPPPPARPSSNGQTRPAPSGPPRPSGHLQPRPGGSSQSGVRPMPQGPGRPGDSSSNGQTRPAPSGPPRPSGHLQPRPGGSSQSGVRPMPQGPGRPGDSSAQGRPISSLGSGPGRPKCTVVSETISSKNFVPKPGMGPRIPPGYRPMMRPPGPPLPPITSSYKRKYEDMEDEYDSEMEDFIDDEGEDQSVISKHIREIFGYDRTKFKDESDYALRFMESSWRDQQKEEARSLKLAVLEDLEEEKREEEELKQQSAKKRKNR, from the exons ATGGACTTCGAAAATGTCCTCTCAATTGCTTCACAAAACCAGGGCCTCAACAGCGTAAGCCTAAAG AAGCGCTACAGCCTTCAGGCTGGCCCACCTAAGAAAGATCCAAGATCAAAGGGTGTCAACTCAGCTGCGATCCAGGCTttcttgaaaaagagagaggtggaggatAAAAAGAAAG AGCAAAAAATGAAGAAGCAAAAAGATGAGCTATTGGCAAAAAGGGTGGAGCTGAAGTCTGACAGAAAGGCCCGGGCAATGGCATCCCGGACCAAGGACAACTTCAAGGGCTACAACGGCATCCCAGTGGTTGAGCTGCCcaaaaagagagggatgaaggcTGAAGCATCAGAAGACCACAGGGACACAGATTATGAGGACAACTATGAGTACTCCCAGAGTGACTcagacccagacccagacccagacccagagccagagccagagaggGTGCCCAGCAGGCCCCTCTCAAAGCCCTCCCAGAAGCCCCCCGCTGCAACCAAGCCTGCCCCACCACCCATGAACTTTGCAGAACTCCTGAAGCTGGCGCAGAAGAAGCAGTTTGAGCCGGTGGAGCTGAAGCCCGTCAAGAAGAGTGAGGAGAGGCTGCGCACGgcggaggagctgaaggagctaGAGATGGAGCGTAGGGCCAGGCGACTGGATCGCGGAGGAGATGCCAGGCAGGATCGGGGAGGAGACACGAGGCAGGAACGGGGAGGAGACGCCAAGCGGGATCGGGGAGTAGATGCCAAGCGAGACAGGGGAGTAGGAGATGCCAGGCAGGACCGGGGAGGAGAAGGCAGGCAGGACCGAGGAGGAGACTGCAGGCAGGACCGGGGAGGAGAAGGCAGGCAGGACCGAGGAGGAGAAGGCAGGCGGGACCGGGGAGGAGATGCTAAGGGGATCCAGGGAGTAGATGCCAGGCGGGACCGGGGAGGGGATGCCAGgtgggagcagggaggagacaTCAGGCAGGAGTGGGGAGGAGATGCCAGGCAGGACCGGGGAGGAGATGCCAAGGGGATCCGGGGAGGAGACGCCAGGCGGGACCGAGGAGGAGATTCCAggcaggagtgggggggagaCATCAGGCGGGAGCGAGGAGGAGATGCCAGgcgggagcagggaggagacgCCAGGTGGGAGCGAGGAGGAGACGCCAGGCAGGACCGGAGGCCACAGGCTACCCCCAGCTCCTCCAAGAGGAGTGCACCCATGCTCACAGCCAACAAGATGGCTCAGAATGGGAAACCGCACAAGAGCTCCTCAGAGAAGCCCCCTCTGACTGGGACCAGTAAGAAACCAAAGCCCCACGCCcccggggagagggagagggagaaggtgaGGGAACGGCCGAATGGCTCCTCCAAGCCATCCTGCCCAGCCCGACCCAAACCTGTCTCCGGCAGCTCCAGCCCTTCAGGTGCCTTCTGCAGCAAAGCACCTATGAAAGCCAGCACTCTGGCGACCGCCAAAATGCCTGCACCCAGACCTGCGTTGAGCCAGAGACCGCCAAGCAGCACCAGCAGTGACCTTATCCACAGGAAAGGGAACCCTCCTTCGCTACCTCCTGGGAAATCGGCTGGGTCTGGGACCCGACCCAGCTCTACCCCTCACGGTTCCACCCCTGCCAGACCCCCCGGCATGGCCAAGCTGAGCTCTGGCACCTCAGGGAGACCTGGGGGCTCTGTCCCCCCGCAGCCCAGGAAAGGGGAGCCGGCACGGCTGGGGAAagggcccccacccccagccaggCCAAGCAGCAACGGACAGACCCGACCAGCCCCCTCCGGCCCTCCGAGACCCTCTGGCCATCTCCAGCCCAGGCCTGGGGGGAGTTCCCAAAGTGGGGTCCGGCCCATGCCCCAAGGGCCCGGTAGGCCAggggacagcagcagcaacggACAGACCCGACCAGCCCCCTCCGGCCCTCCGAGACCCTCTGGCCATCTCCAGCCCAGGCCTGGGGGGAGTTCCCAAAGTGGGGTCCGGCCCATGCCCCAAGGGCCCGGTAGGCCAGGGGACAGCAGCGCACAGGGGCGACCCATCAGCAGCCTGGGCTCCGGGCCCGGGAGACCCAAGTGCACGGTGGTGTCCGAAACCATCTCTTCCAAGAACTTTGTGCCAAAACCTGGAATGGGACCAAGGATTCCTCCAGGATACAGACCCATGATGAGACCACCTG GCCCACCTCTCCCGCCAATAACCTCCAGCTACAAGCGCAAGTATGAGGACATGGAGGATGAGTACGACTCTGAAATGGAGGATTTCATCGATGACGAAGGGGAAGACCAAAGCGTAATCTCCAAGCACATCAGGGAAATTTTCGGCTATGACCGGACCAA ATTCAAAGATGAAAGTGACTATGCACTGAGGTTTATGGAGAGCAGCTGGAGAGACCAGCAAAAAGAGGAGGCCAGGAG CCTGAAGTTGGCCGTGCTTGAGGACCTGGAAGAGGAGaagcgggaggaagaggaactgaaacagcaaagtgccaagaagagaaaaaacagaTAG
- the uevld gene encoding ubiquitin-conjugating enzyme E2 variant 3 isoform X2 — protein MDLSSESIKRILGKYKFRDVAIEELQKVHRIHPDLVAQAGTYTFTDGTQKDLLKLVGNIPVRYQGHSYNLPILLWLLDSFPFTPPICLLRPTPNMVIREGKHVDSRGKIHLPILHNWDHPKSTVNGLLAEMIAKFEEDPPLSSKTSRDSKDPTDLLAFVSKLTIGESGVKPDRPVNKVTVIGGGDLGTATVLSLLAKGSVDKLVFIDLPDSSTKGGTMDLEIFHLPKVEVSKDLSASAGSKVVVVTANAWSDEQSYVGVVQTNVDLYRGFIPTVARLCPQAVLLIASQPVDIMTHVAWRQSGLMPSCVIGAGCNLDSERLNYIINVSLTGHSTGKQGWVIGELSDNKVAIMANMGPEMMQVSNSAKPLTDRAFEMLKGKGQRSWSVGLSIADITNSILLDKKKIHSVSTLAQGWGGIGVEVFLSLPCVLGATGSIRLASVPLGPEEDSKLRESVTSLASFLSQLRV, from the exons ATGGATCTTAGCTCGGAATCTATAAAGAGGATACTCGGAAAG taTAAGTTTCGAGATGTGGCGATCGAAGAACTTCAGAAAGTACACAGGATACACCCTGATTTGGTAGCACAGGCCGGCACATACA CTTTTACTGACGGCACCCAGAAGGACCTCCTTAAACTGGTGGGCAACATTCCAGTCAGATATCAGG GCCACTCGTACAATCTGCCCATCCTCCTGTGGCTTCTGGACTCCTTCCCCTTCACCCCTCCCATCTGCCTgctccgccccacccccaacatGGTGATCCGAGAGGGGAAGCATGTGGACTCTCGGGGGAAGATCCACCTGCCTATCCTGCACAACTGGGACCAT CCGAAGTCCACGGTAAATGGCCTCTTGGCTGAAATGattgccaaatttgaagaagaTCCCCCACTCAGCTCGAAAACTTCAAGAGACAGCAAGGACCCAACAGACCTGCTCGCCTTTGTGTCAAAACTAACAATCGGAGAAA GCGGAGTCAAGCCTGATCGACCAGTCAACAAAGTCACTGTAATAGGAGGTGGAGACTTAGGAACGGCCACTGTATTGAGCCTTTTGGCCAAG GGTAGCGTGGACAAGCTGGTCTTCATTGACCTTCCTGACAGCTCAACTAAAGGAGGGACCATGGATTTAGAGATTTTCCATCTGCCCAAAGTGGAAGTTTCCAAAG ACTTGTCGGCGTCGGCTGGGTcgaaggtggtggtggtgacgGCGAATGCCTGGAGCGATGAGCAGTCATACGTGGGCGTGGTCCAGACCAACGTGGATCTGTACAGAGGGTTCATCCCCACCGTGGCCCGGCTCTGCCCACAAGCAGTACTGCTCATCGCCTCTCAGCCAG TGGACATCATGACCCACGTGGCGTGGAGACAGAGCGGACTGATGCCATCCTGCGTGATCGGTGCCGGGTGCAACCTGGACTCAGAGCGCCTCAATTACATAATCAACGTCAGCCTCACAGGACACAGCACCGGCAAGCAGGGCTGGGTCATAGGGGAGCTCTCCGACAACAAGG TTGCCATCATGGCTAATATGGGTCCGGAGATGATGCAGGTGTCCAACTCCGCCAAACCCCTGACTGACAG AGCCTTCGAGATGCTGAAGGGGAAGGGGCAGAGGTCCTGGTCAGTGGGGCTGTCCATCGCTGACATCACCAACAGCATCCTGCTGGACAAGAAGAAGATCCACTCCGTCTCCACACTGGCTCAG ggctgggggggcatTGGGGTGGAGGTGTTCCTCAGTCTGCCTTGTGTCCTGGGGGCGACGGGGTCGATCCGGCTGGCCAGCGTGCCTCTGGGCCCGGAGGAGGACTCCAAACTGCGGGAGAGCGTCACGTCCCTCGCCAGCTTCCTGTCGCAGCTCCGCGTGTAA
- the uevld gene encoding ubiquitin-conjugating enzyme E2 variant 3 isoform X1 produces the protein MVIREGKHVDSRGKIHLPILHNWDHPKSTVNGLLAEMIAKFEEDPPLSSKTSRDSKDPTDLLAFVSKLTIGESGVKPDRPVNKVTVIGGGDLGTATVLSLLAKGSVDKLVFIDLPDSSTKGGTMDLEIFHLPKVEVSKDLSASAGSKVVVVTANAWSDEQSYVGVVQTNVDLYRGFIPTVARLCPQAVLLIASQPVDIMTHVAWRQSGLMPSCVIGAGCNLDSERLNYIINVSLTGHSTGKQGWVIGELSDNKVAIMANMGPEMMQVSNSAKPLTDRAFEMLKGKGQRSWSVGLSIADITNSILLDKKKIHSVSTLAQGWGGIGVEVFLSLPCVLGATGSIRLASVPLGPEEDSKLRESVTSLASFLSQLRV, from the exons atGGTGATCCGAGAGGGGAAGCATGTGGACTCTCGGGGGAAGATCCACCTGCCTATCCTGCACAACTGGGACCAT CCGAAGTCCACGGTAAATGGCCTCTTGGCTGAAATGattgccaaatttgaagaagaTCCCCCACTCAGCTCGAAAACTTCAAGAGACAGCAAGGACCCAACAGACCTGCTCGCCTTTGTGTCAAAACTAACAATCGGAGAAA GCGGAGTCAAGCCTGATCGACCAGTCAACAAAGTCACTGTAATAGGAGGTGGAGACTTAGGAACGGCCACTGTATTGAGCCTTTTGGCCAAG GGTAGCGTGGACAAGCTGGTCTTCATTGACCTTCCTGACAGCTCAACTAAAGGAGGGACCATGGATTTAGAGATTTTCCATCTGCCCAAAGTGGAAGTTTCCAAAG ACTTGTCGGCGTCGGCTGGGTcgaaggtggtggtggtgacgGCGAATGCCTGGAGCGATGAGCAGTCATACGTGGGCGTGGTCCAGACCAACGTGGATCTGTACAGAGGGTTCATCCCCACCGTGGCCCGGCTCTGCCCACAAGCAGTACTGCTCATCGCCTCTCAGCCAG TGGACATCATGACCCACGTGGCGTGGAGACAGAGCGGACTGATGCCATCCTGCGTGATCGGTGCCGGGTGCAACCTGGACTCAGAGCGCCTCAATTACATAATCAACGTCAGCCTCACAGGACACAGCACCGGCAAGCAGGGCTGGGTCATAGGGGAGCTCTCCGACAACAAGG TTGCCATCATGGCTAATATGGGTCCGGAGATGATGCAGGTGTCCAACTCCGCCAAACCCCTGACTGACAG AGCCTTCGAGATGCTGAAGGGGAAGGGGCAGAGGTCCTGGTCAGTGGGGCTGTCCATCGCTGACATCACCAACAGCATCCTGCTGGACAAGAAGAAGATCCACTCCGTCTCCACACTGGCTCAG ggctgggggggcatTGGGGTGGAGGTGTTCCTCAGTCTGCCTTGTGTCCTGGGGGCGACGGGGTCGATCCGGCTGGCCAGCGTGCCTCTGGGCCCGGAGGAGGACTCCAAACTGCGGGAGAGCGTCACGTCCCTCGCCAGCTTCCTGTCGCAGCTCCGCGTGTAA